Proteins from a single region of Flavobacterium sp. YJ01:
- a CDS encoding serine hydrolase domain-containing protein — MQMIFLKKTKIPQILFSVLVLSSCGQNKKTATDTTQTVEDTLPKMKPLGAEKKISQAYINSVVGRINHFYNKNWPNNTMNGSFLVAKNGQIIFEKYNGFANKNEGTKITAETPVQIASVSKVLTATAILKLVNAGKIDLDQKVNTILKTFPYEDCTIRMLLSHRTGMRNYAYFTDRDKSIWDRHNQLTNKDILDILATKDIGLESKTGTRFSYCNTNYAMLALIIEKITGLSYKEAMSEMIFKPLGMKNTYVFDDDKDRKKIVPSYKGNGVEIGFDYLDNVYGDKNVFSTARDLLKFDRARQSPDFLKPELLKQVYTGYSNERKGTKNYGLGIRMINWETGQNFYFHNGWWHGNTSSYITLMKEGVTIIALSNKMTRNTYAVRKLAPIFGDYPFNFKDEE, encoded by the coding sequence ATGCAAATGATTTTCCTTAAAAAAACAAAGATACCACAAATACTTTTCTCAGTATTAGTTTTAAGCTCATGTGGTCAAAACAAAAAAACAGCAACAGATACTACACAAACAGTCGAAGATACATTACCTAAAATGAAGCCTTTAGGCGCAGAAAAGAAAATTTCTCAGGCCTATATAAACTCGGTTGTTGGTAGAATAAATCACTTTTATAATAAAAACTGGCCTAATAATACCATGAACGGAAGCTTTCTAGTAGCCAAAAATGGTCAGATAATTTTTGAAAAATACAACGGATTTGCCAATAAAAATGAAGGAACAAAAATAACGGCAGAAACCCCAGTTCAGATTGCCTCGGTGAGTAAGGTTTTAACTGCAACTGCCATTTTAAAATTGGTAAATGCAGGTAAAATTGATTTGGACCAAAAAGTAAATACGATTCTAAAAACATTTCCTTATGAAGATTGCACCATTAGAATGTTGCTAAGTCATCGTACCGGAATGCGTAATTATGCTTATTTTACAGATCGAGATAAATCGATCTGGGATCGCCATAACCAATTGACTAACAAAGACATTCTTGACATTCTGGCAACAAAAGATATTGGGTTAGAATCTAAGACAGGAACACGTTTTAGTTATTGCAACACCAATTATGCAATGTTGGCTCTTATTATAGAAAAAATTACTGGTTTAAGTTATAAAGAAGCAATGTCAGAAATGATTTTCAAACCTCTTGGAATGAAAAACACCTATGTTTTTGACGATGATAAAGACCGAAAAAAAATTGTTCCTTCTTATAAAGGAAATGGCGTAGAAATAGGATTTGACTATTTAGATAATGTTTATGGTGACAAAAACGTATTTTCTACAGCACGAGATCTTTTAAAATTTGATCGTGCAAGACAATCGCCAGATTTCTTAAAACCTGAATTACTAAAACAAGTTTATACAGGTTATAGCAATGAGCGAAAAGGAACTAAAAATTATGGTCTTGGAATTAGAATGATCAACTGGGAAACGGGACAAAATTTCTATTTTCATAACGGTTGGTGGCACGGAAACACTTCATCTTACATTACTTTAATGAAAGAAGGCGTTACAATTATTGCGCTTTCAAACAAGATGACGAGAAATACGTATGCTGTCCGCAAATTAGCGCCAATATTTGGAGATTATCCTTTTAATTTTAAAGACGAAGAGTAA
- a CDS encoding NAD(P)-dependent oxidoreductase: MKFGIIKERKNPPDRRVVFSPDELAKLKQVYHQASVEVESSDIRIFSDSEYKNMGITVTEDISSCDVLFGVKEVPIENLIPKKAYFFFSHTIKKQPHNRKLLQAILEKNIDLYDHETIVDELDRRLIGFGRYAGMVGVYNGIRAFGIKFELFKLPKAETLSGKEDLIKHLKRITMPALKFVVTGTGKVGSGAKEILDAIKIKEITVDNYLTKTYAQAVYVQLDVLEYNRRKDGQVLDFTDFIQHPEEYESDFEKFTKVSDIYFAGHFYASNAPMILTKEMLNASDCKLKVVADISCDVNGPIACTVRSSTIAEPLYGYFPLEDKEVDFFHPAAVAVMAVDNLPCEIPKDASIGFGEQFMEHVIPAFFNGDKDGILKRAKITENGKLTERFSYLQDYVDGK; encoded by the coding sequence ATGAAGTTCGGAATTATAAAAGAAAGAAAAAATCCACCAGATAGAAGAGTTGTATTTTCTCCTGATGAATTAGCAAAATTAAAGCAGGTTTATCATCAAGCTTCAGTTGAAGTTGAAAGTTCTGATATTAGGATTTTCAGTGATTCAGAATATAAAAATATGGGAATTACGGTTACAGAAGATATTTCAAGCTGTGACGTTTTATTTGGTGTGAAAGAAGTTCCAATCGAAAATTTAATTCCAAAAAAAGCGTATTTTTTCTTTTCTCATACCATTAAAAAACAGCCTCACAACAGAAAATTACTTCAGGCGATTTTAGAGAAAAATATCGATTTATACGATCATGAAACCATTGTAGACGAATTGGATCGACGTTTAATTGGTTTTGGAAGATATGCTGGAATGGTTGGAGTTTATAACGGAATTAGAGCTTTCGGAATTAAATTCGAATTATTTAAACTTCCAAAGGCAGAAACTCTTTCTGGAAAAGAAGATTTAATAAAGCATTTAAAGCGAATCACAATGCCAGCCTTGAAATTTGTAGTTACAGGCACAGGAAAGGTTGGGAGCGGAGCTAAAGAAATTTTAGATGCCATTAAAATAAAAGAAATTACAGTTGATAATTATTTGACTAAAACATATGCCCAAGCTGTATATGTACAATTGGATGTTTTAGAATACAATAGAAGAAAAGATGGTCAGGTTTTAGATTTTACCGATTTTATTCAGCATCCTGAAGAATACGAATCTGATTTTGAGAAATTTACGAAGGTTTCCGATATTTATTTTGCTGGACATTTTTATGCAAGCAATGCGCCCATGATTCTAACAAAAGAAATGCTGAATGCAAGTGATTGCAAACTAAAAGTGGTAGCCGATATTTCGTGTGATGTAAACGGACCAATTGCATGTACAGTTCGTTCTTCAACAATTGCAGAACCTTTATATGGATATTTTCCTTTAGAAGATAAAGAGGTAGATTTTTTCCATCCCGCAGCCGTTGCGGTTATGGCGGTTGATAATTTGCCTTGCGAAATTCCAAAAGATGCAAGTATTGGTTTTGGAGAACAATTTATGGAACACGTAATTCCTGCTTTCTTCAATGGAGATAAAGACGGAATTTTAAAACGCGCTAAAATTACTGAAAACGGAAAATTGACAGAACGATTTAGTTATTTGCAGGATTATGTTGATGGGAAATAG
- the fumC gene encoding class II fumarate hydratase translates to MKYRIEKDTMGEVQVPTDKYWGAQTERSRNNFKIGPSGSMPKEIIEGFAYLKKAAAYANYDLGVLPIEKRDAIAAVCDEILEGKLDDQFPLVIWQTGSGTQSNMNVNEVIANRAQVLKGFEIGEGEQFIKANDDVNKSQSSNDTFPTGMHIAAYKMVVETTIPGVEKLHATLVKKTNEFKDVVKIGRTHLMDATPLTLGQEISGYASQLAFGLKALKNTLAHLSEIALGGTAVGTGLNTPKGYDVKVAEYIAQFTNHPFVTAENKFEALAAHDAIVETHGALKQLAVSLNKIANDVRMLASGPRSGIGEIHIPENEPGSSIMPGKVNPTQCEALTMVCAQVIGNDMAIAVGGMQGHYELNVFKPVMAANFLQSAQLLGDACVSFDEHCAQGIEPNYKRIKELVDNSLMLVTALNTKIGYYKAAEIAQTAHKNGTTLKEEAVRLGYVTAEDFDAWVKPEDMV, encoded by the coding sequence ATGAAATACAGAATAGAAAAAGACACCATGGGCGAAGTTCAAGTCCCAACCGATAAATATTGGGGTGCGCAAACAGAACGTTCAAGAAATAACTTCAAAATCGGACCTTCGGGTTCTATGCCTAAAGAAATTATTGAAGGTTTTGCTTATTTAAAAAAAGCTGCCGCTTATGCTAATTACGATTTAGGTGTTTTACCGATAGAAAAAAGAGATGCAATTGCCGCTGTTTGCGATGAAATTCTTGAAGGAAAACTAGACGATCAGTTTCCACTTGTAATTTGGCAAACCGGTTCTGGAACACAGAGTAATATGAATGTGAACGAAGTAATTGCAAATCGTGCTCAAGTTCTAAAAGGTTTTGAAATTGGCGAAGGCGAACAATTTATCAAAGCAAATGATGACGTAAACAAATCGCAATCATCAAATGATACTTTTCCGACTGGAATGCACATTGCTGCGTACAAAATGGTTGTAGAAACTACAATTCCGGGAGTTGAAAAACTACATGCCACTTTAGTGAAAAAAACCAATGAATTTAAAGATGTTGTAAAAATTGGACGTACACATTTAATGGACGCAACACCATTAACACTTGGTCAAGAAATTTCTGGTTATGCTTCTCAATTAGCATTCGGATTAAAAGCCTTAAAAAATACTTTAGCACATTTATCTGAAATCGCGCTTGGCGGAACCGCGGTAGGAACTGGATTAAACACACCAAAAGGCTACGATGTAAAAGTTGCCGAATATATTGCTCAATTTACAAATCATCCGTTTGTAACTGCTGAAAACAAATTTGAAGCACTTGCGGCACACGATGCCATTGTAGAAACACACGGAGCATTAAAACAATTGGCCGTTTCTTTAAATAAAATTGCTAACGACGTAAGAATGTTGGCTTCTGGACCACGTTCTGGAATTGGAGAAATTCACATTCCTGAAAACGAACCAGGATCTTCTATTATGCCAGGAAAAGTAAACCCGACGCAATGTGAAGCTTTGACAATGGTTTGCGCTCAAGTAATCGGAAACGATATGGCGATTGCGGTTGGCGGAATGCAAGGACATTATGAATTGAATGTTTTTAAACCTGTAATGGCGGCAAACTTTTTACAATCGGCGCAATTATTAGGCGATGCCTGTGTTTCTTTTGACGAACATTGTGCGCAAGGAATAGAACCAAACTACAAACGAATCAAAGAATTGGTTGATAATTCACTAATGCTTGTAACTGCTCTAAATACTAAAATTGGGTATTATAAAGCAGCAGAAATCGCTCAAACGGCTCACAAAAACGGAACTACTCTTAAAGAAGAAGCTGTTCGTTTAGGATACGTAACCGCAGAAGATTTTGACGCTTGGGTGAAACCTGAAGATATGGTTTAA
- a CDS encoding OmpA family protein gives MKRTITILAILVFQLIYSQTKNKTADALFDKMYYVEAAKSYEFSINNGDNSKEILQRLGDAYYFNTKMTSASKWYGKLIAEYPNEVSAEYLFRYAQSLQGIQNYELAKKWMKTFAEKKANDKRAQNFSLKNITLEDIENIKPSFILENLEINSAYSDFAPMYYKGDLVYSTTIDSSYVKTDKYGWNDQPYLNMQLGKISETQSNVTFKERFGKEITTQYHEACIAFSPDEKTIYFTRNNYNGKLKRDSKGINNLKIYSATAVENQNGKTQWTDIKELPFNSDNYSVGHPSVSKDGKKLYFVSDMPGTIGSTDIFVVDILGNNQFSEPKNLGEKINTTGREMFPYITDQALYFSSDGFLGLGGLDVFESRINEGVFDIPANLGAPLNSNRDDFGYIVNEATNKGFVCSNRKTGKGDDDIYSFERSCNQAINGYVFDAISNNRIAGAMVTLKNANGIKVAETVSQLDGKYDFNNNVDCNMPYTIEVSKENYNNNTKAVITANSSGKTEALVGLDPALIARENGLLKIKIGIIFFDLDKSDIRYDAAIELNKVVLLMTQYPTVVIKIESHTDSRANDQYNLELSDRRAKATRDYIISQGIAAERIESAIGYGETQLINNCSNGVPCTDAQHQMNRRSEFIITKM, from the coding sequence ATGAAAAGAACAATTACTATACTCGCAATATTGGTTTTTCAGCTGATTTACTCACAAACCAAAAACAAAACTGCCGATGCACTTTTTGACAAAATGTATTATGTTGAAGCAGCAAAGTCTTATGAGTTCTCGATAAATAATGGTGATAATTCAAAAGAAATACTTCAGAGGCTTGGAGATGCCTATTATTTTAATACCAAAATGACAAGTGCGTCTAAATGGTATGGAAAATTAATTGCAGAATATCCAAACGAGGTTTCAGCAGAATATTTATTTCGTTATGCACAATCATTGCAGGGAATTCAGAATTATGAACTCGCCAAAAAATGGATGAAAACTTTCGCAGAAAAAAAAGCAAACGATAAAAGAGCGCAAAATTTTTCACTTAAAAATATAACTCTTGAAGATATTGAAAATATTAAACCCTCTTTTATTCTCGAAAATTTAGAAATCAATTCTGCCTATTCTGACTTTGCTCCAATGTATTATAAAGGCGATTTGGTATATTCTACCACAATTGATTCTTCTTATGTAAAAACAGACAAATACGGTTGGAACGATCAGCCTTATTTAAATATGCAGTTAGGAAAAATTAGCGAAACACAATCTAATGTGACTTTTAAAGAGCGTTTCGGAAAGGAAATCACAACGCAATATCACGAAGCTTGCATTGCCTTTTCTCCAGATGAAAAAACAATATATTTTACGCGAAACAATTATAACGGAAAACTAAAACGCGACAGCAAAGGCATTAATAATCTCAAAATTTACTCGGCTACAGCTGTAGAAAATCAAAACGGAAAAACGCAATGGACAGACATTAAAGAACTGCCTTTTAACAGCGATAATTATTCAGTTGGTCATCCTTCTGTAAGCAAAGACGGCAAAAAGCTGTATTTTGTTTCTGATATGCCGGGAACAATTGGTTCGACAGATATATTTGTAGTTGATATTTTAGGAAATAATCAATTTTCGGAACCAAAAAATTTGGGCGAAAAAATAAATACTACTGGTCGCGAAATGTTTCCCTACATTACCGATCAGGCACTTTACTTTTCTTCTGATGGATTCTTAGGTTTAGGAGGTTTGGATGTTTTCGAAAGCAGAATAAATGAAGGTGTTTTTGATATTCCAGCTAACTTAGGCGCGCCATTAAACAGCAATCGAGATGATTTTGGTTATATCGTTAACGAAGCAACCAATAAAGGTTTTGTTTGTTCGAACAGAAAAACAGGAAAAGGCGATGACGATATTTATTCGTTTGAACGCTCTTGTAATCAAGCGATAAACGGTTATGTTTTTGATGCTATTTCAAACAACAGAATCGCTGGTGCTATGGTAACCTTAAAAAATGCCAACGGAATAAAAGTCGCAGAAACTGTTTCTCAGCTTGACGGAAAATATGATTTTAATAATAATGTAGATTGCAATATGCCTTATACCATTGAAGTCTCAAAAGAAAATTATAACAATAATACCAAAGCAGTTATAACCGCAAACAGTTCTGGAAAAACCGAAGCACTTGTTGGTTTAGATCCTGCATTAATTGCCCGCGAAAATGGACTTCTTAAAATCAAAATCGGAATTATTTTCTTCGATTTAGACAAGTCTGACATTCGTTATGATGCTGCAATAGAACTAAATAAAGTTGTTCTCCTGATGACACAATATCCAACTGTCGTGATTAAAATCGAATCGCATACCGATTCTCGTGCCAACGATCAATACAACTTAGAACTTTCCGATCGAAGAGCAAAAGCAACCCGAGATTATATTATTTCGCAAGGAATAGCAGCAGAACGCATAGAAAGCGCCATTGGTTATGGAGAAACTCAATTGATTAACAATTGTTCGAATGGTGTTCCTTGTACCGACGCACAGCATCAAATGAATCGAAGAAGTGAATTTATCATTACAAAAATGTAA
- a CDS encoding type IX secretion system membrane protein PorP/SprF, with the protein MIKNIKKVFAIITLILFSGYKALAQQDPQYTQYMYNTLTVNSAYAGSLGHLTITGLYRTQWVGIEGAPDTQSFSLDTPVGKNVGLGLSIVNEEIGPSEEQYLDANFSYTIKSGETHKLSFGIKGGGRVINIDWSKGSYRDPDVQFRENITNKFLPVVGAGLYWHGERDYIGLSIPNFMTKERYTYDEISEDLVNQRIHLYLIGGIVFDLSAHTKFKPAVLVKYVAGAPIIADFSANFMFNNAFTLGASYRTSDSVSALAGIQISPMFMVGYSYDYTTTELQNYNSGTHEIVLRFELVSRKKGLKSPRFF; encoded by the coding sequence ATGATTAAAAATATAAAAAAGGTTTTCGCGATAATTACTCTGATTCTATTTTCAGGATACAAAGCCTTGGCGCAACAGGATCCGCAATATACGCAGTACATGTATAATACATTGACCGTGAATTCTGCTTATGCAGGTTCATTAGGGCATTTAACCATAACTGGACTTTACAGAACACAGTGGGTAGGAATTGAAGGCGCTCCAGATACTCAAAGTTTTTCATTAGATACGCCTGTCGGAAAAAATGTTGGTCTAGGGCTTTCTATCGTAAACGAAGAAATAGGTCCTTCTGAAGAACAATATTTAGATGCCAATTTCTCTTATACCATTAAATCTGGCGAAACACATAAACTTTCATTCGGAATAAAAGGTGGCGGACGCGTTATTAATATCGATTGGTCGAAAGGAAGTTACAGAGATCCTGATGTGCAATTTCGCGAAAACATAACCAATAAATTTCTTCCTGTTGTTGGCGCAGGATTGTATTGGCACGGCGAAAGAGATTATATCGGACTTTCTATTCCGAATTTTATGACCAAAGAACGTTATACTTACGATGAGATTAGTGAAGATTTAGTCAATCAGAGAATACACTTGTATCTTATTGGAGGTATTGTTTTCGATCTTTCGGCTCATACTAAATTCAAGCCAGCCGTTTTGGTCAAATATGTTGCTGGTGCTCCTATTATTGCCGATTTCTCCGCTAATTTCATGTTCAACAATGCTTTTACTTTAGGAGCTTCTTATCGTACATCAGATTCTGTAAGTGCACTTGCAGGAATTCAGATTTCACCAATGTTTATGGTCGGATATTCTTATGATTACACCACAACAGAATTACAGAATTACAATAGCGGTACGCACGAAATTGTACTTCGATTTGAACTGGTTTCTCGTAAAAAGGGACTAAAATCACCAAGATTCTTTTAA